One segment of Bacteroidales bacterium DNA contains the following:
- a CDS encoding DEAD/DEAH box helicase family protein gives MSNFITNSSTKELKKRISEIIQVSKELKFLVGFFYFSGLKELINALMHNSSVELKVLVGLNADHFNNLLVEYAEADGMSDDEKIELFYQSTRKALNSEEFDTREFYEQISFFIKLIAENRITIRKTLEPNHAKLYLFKLSDKEIIKKNLFITGSSNLTRSGLSTQNEFNVEISDYGFDEAEKYFDTLWENSIKITEWDDLKKRLIEVIEKETHVKQVTPFEAYLLVLKSYLEAYEHKDVGTYLPQFLEKIGYKPYRYQLDAVQLGLSIIEQHNGVLIADVVGLGKTIIACAIARVLRKRGMVICPPGLMGDENKNEGWNKYLDQFQLYDWEVRSQGKLEETFEYIKNRDDFEVVIVDEAHRFRNTDTQSYELLKNICRGKMVILLTATPFNNKPSDILALLNLFIIPRKSSITLDNDLISHFRSIGYLFDMLSFIKKNYNARDPLKRDKARNYYKTIFNEDEIDLARVARKTHLLAKQIRSIIEPITIRRNRLDLIKNPNYQNEVNELSVVEDPREWFFALTREQSDFYDKIINRYFADPDEGGLFSGAIYRPYEYEEGFEQDSKDRELHREFLQQRNLFDIMRRLVVKRFESSFGSFEKTISNFRRINTTVLEFITKTGAGNPLNGEYILDRDLLENIVSLDTDEIEQHLVEYEKKIREGVYPKKHKRYKISAFKAANRFVDDINSDLKLFDEILERLKEFNLLYNDPKATCLMANLEKEINTKPKNGREPKRKYIIFSEFADTVDYLYEHFEKQKPELAKRILVVRGNLTQTKYDEINRNFDAANTRPLDHYDILLCTDKLSEGFNLNRAGTIINYDIPWNPVRVIQRLGRINRISKKVFDSLSIINFFPTEQGAELVKSREIAQNKMFMIHNTLGEDAKIFDIDEEPSPAKLYQKIMQNPDSAEEESFFTKVLNLYNENKEKYPEIIENIENAPARIKVAKPSGEDNIIVCFKKNRMYIRMGKMENNTLEVMDTSLELVLDKIMCSPDTRSIPLDADFWDQYQKIKTLKLKSEIATSEQSIEKTALNNLNYYLRLQEPELLPYKAFLRSLREDILDYGTLTQFTLRRIANLKNNGNELQGVITEISSLMNELGTNYLENEKKRISKTATEIIIAIRNIGTPNQAIPI, from the coding sequence AGAACTTTTTTACCAGTCAACACGAAAAGCATTGAACAGCGAAGAATTCGACACCAGGGAATTTTATGAGCAAATTAGTTTTTTTATTAAGCTGATTGCTGAAAACCGAATTACCATACGGAAAACCCTTGAGCCAAACCATGCCAAGCTTTACCTTTTCAAGCTGTCCGACAAAGAAATAATTAAGAAAAACCTGTTTATTACCGGAAGCAGCAATCTTACTCGTTCAGGCCTTAGCACGCAGAACGAATTCAATGTCGAAATATCGGACTATGGCTTTGATGAAGCCGAAAAGTACTTTGATACGCTTTGGGAAAACTCAATAAAAATTACGGAGTGGGACGACTTAAAAAAACGCTTAATTGAAGTTATTGAAAAGGAGACCCATGTTAAGCAAGTCACCCCATTTGAAGCCTATCTTCTGGTGCTGAAATCCTACCTTGAGGCTTATGAGCATAAGGATGTCGGAACATACCTTCCACAGTTTCTTGAAAAAATCGGGTATAAGCCATACCGGTACCAGCTCGATGCTGTCCAGCTCGGCCTGTCGATTATTGAACAGCACAATGGCGTGCTCATTGCCGATGTAGTAGGTTTAGGTAAAACTATTATCGCCTGTGCCATTGCCAGGGTTCTTAGAAAAAGGGGCATGGTAATTTGCCCTCCGGGGCTAATGGGCGACGAAAATAAAAACGAGGGATGGAATAAGTACCTCGACCAGTTCCAGCTTTACGACTGGGAAGTTCGCTCGCAGGGTAAGCTTGAGGAAACGTTCGAATACATAAAGAATCGCGACGATTTTGAAGTCGTCATTGTTGACGAAGCGCATCGTTTCAGAAATACCGATACACAGAGTTATGAACTTCTGAAAAACATTTGCAGGGGGAAAATGGTCATACTGTTAACAGCCACGCCCTTCAACAATAAACCCAGCGACATTCTGGCTCTTCTGAACCTCTTCATCATCCCCCGAAAATCGTCCATTACCCTCGATAACGACCTGATCAGCCACTTCCGCTCAATCGGTTACCTTTTCGATATGCTTTCGTTCATTAAAAAGAATTACAATGCACGGGATCCGTTAAAGCGGGATAAAGCCAGAAATTATTATAAGACCATTTTTAATGAAGATGAGATTGACCTTGCCAGGGTGGCCCGTAAAACGCACCTGCTGGCAAAACAGATACGCAGTATCATTGAGCCTATTACTATACGCCGCAACAGGCTCGACCTGATAAAAAATCCAAACTATCAAAACGAAGTAAACGAACTGTCGGTTGTTGAGGACCCCAGGGAATGGTTTTTTGCTCTAACTCGCGAGCAATCGGACTTTTATGACAAAATTATCAACCGCTATTTTGCTGATCCCGATGAAGGGGGGTTGTTCAGCGGGGCAATCTACCGACCGTACGAATATGAAGAAGGCTTCGAACAGGACTCAAAAGACCGAGAGCTGCATCGTGAATTTCTGCAACAGCGCAACCTGTTCGACATCATGCGCCGCCTTGTTGTAAAACGGTTCGAAAGTTCGTTCGGATCATTTGAAAAAACCATTTCCAACTTCAGGCGAATCAATACAACGGTTCTTGAATTCATAACAAAAACCGGCGCCGGCAACCCGCTGAACGGGGAATACATTCTGGATCGCGATCTGCTTGAAAATATTGTCAGTCTCGATACAGATGAAATTGAGCAACACCTTGTTGAGTACGAAAAGAAAATTCGTGAAGGGGTTTACCCCAAAAAGCATAAACGGTACAAGATAAGCGCATTTAAAGCCGCAAACAGGTTTGTTGATGATATTAATTCAGATCTGAAACTTTTTGATGAGATTTTGGAACGATTAAAAGAATTCAATCTGCTGTATAACGATCCTAAAGCAACCTGCCTGATGGCTAACCTTGAAAAGGAAATTAACACGAAACCAAAAAATGGCAGGGAACCTAAGCGGAAGTACATAATTTTTTCCGAATTTGCCGATACAGTTGATTACTTATACGAGCATTTTGAAAAACAAAAACCTGAACTGGCAAAACGAATACTGGTTGTCAGGGGGAACTTAACGCAAACAAAATACGATGAGATAAACCGGAATTTTGATGCAGCCAATACACGCCCGCTGGATCATTACGATATTCTGCTTTGTACCGATAAGCTGAGCGAAGGGTTCAACCTTAACCGTGCCGGCACGATTATCAACTACGATATACCTTGGAATCCGGTGCGCGTGATTCAAAGGCTGGGGCGTATTAACCGCATCAGTAAAAAAGTTTTTGATTCCCTGAGTATTATTAATTTTTTCCCAACCGAGCAGGGGGCGGAATTGGTCAAATCGCGTGAAATTGCCCAGAACAAAATGTTTATGATCCACAACACTCTGGGGGAAGATGCAAAAATATTCGACATCGATGAGGAACCATCGCCCGCCAAACTGTACCAAAAAATTATGCAAAATCCCGACAGTGCTGAGGAAGAGAGTTTTTTTACCAAAGTTTTGAATCTGTACAACGAAAACAAAGAGAAATACCCTGAAATCATTGAAAACATTGAGAATGCACCGGCACGTATTAAGGTTGCCAAACCTTCCGGCGAAGACAACATCATTGTTTGCTTCAAAAAGAACCGCATGTACATCCGCATGGGCAAAATGGAAAACAACACGTTGGAAGTGATGGATACCTCACTTGAACTGGTGCTCGATAAAATCATGTGTTCCCCCGATACCAGAAGCATACCGCTCGATGCTGATTTCTGGGATCAATACCAGAAAATTAAAACACTGAAACTGAAGTCTGAAATCGCCACATCAGAACAGAGCATTGAAAAAACCGCACTGAATAACCTGAACTACTATCTGCGCCTGCAGGAGCCTGAATTACTGCCGTATAAAGCATTCCTCAGGTCCCTGCGCGAGGATATACTGGATTATGGAACACTTACGCAGTTTACCCTCCGCCGCATTGCCAATCTGAAAAACAATGGCAATGAATTACAGGGGGTAATAACCGAAATATCAAGCCTTATGAACGAACTGGGAACTAATTACCTCGAAAACGAAAAAAAGCGCATTTCAAAAACAGCAACCGAAATCATTATCGCCATCCGCAACATTGGAACACCGAACCAGGCAATTCCAATATAA